One Lycium barbarum isolate Lr01 chromosome 5, ASM1917538v2, whole genome shotgun sequence genomic window carries:
- the LOC132640036 gene encoding protein ACCELERATED CELL DEATH 6-like yields the protein MDPTLYKVAVKGITSDGDLSLVEYLKRDEENGYQVTPKGNTVLHVAALYGHSHFVGEVLKIIPALLCHQNQRNESALHIAANEGHTEVVRVLLSIASEENYKETLVRMTNENGDTALHKAVRSGHFDVVKIILEKEEDPEYEYPANKAGETPLYLAAESGFCVILREILKSCKNPNYAAGPFGRTPLHAAVVLEHSDCARLLWQWNNSLCEEPDKWGWNPLHYAVKLGLTGVVSDILGWKNSLAYLRAGSENDWTTAIHIAASEGYENVLSELLQHCPDCWEMLNSRGQNALHVAVMNEKANLLLELLKSQNWGSLVDEPDNDGNTPMHLLAFGKYINKDKILPREFTRRKYVPDELRYHPKAKKMTFNKDNQTPLDILSRAVTEKSKSEEEYDNLYPFRLGQFGRRGFKIKSQEEEALKTWRRHQTKWAANEYWKNERKFIMEIAQIHLVVATLLMTITFAAGFTLPGGFESDPNSSNKGMAILISKTAFRAFVVSDAIAFSCSAGAVVSYFIMALINKYSSEDTVSEDTVGAMSKFANVAILLQLLAMSAVVIAFVTGMYAALAHSIGLAVTVCAIGCISFLLYVVRAFRIVRISQTVIRLDDLGEEILV from the exons atggatCCAACCTTGTACAAAGTTGCTGTGAAAGGCATTACCAGTGATGGTGATCTTTCACTTGTTGAATATCTGAAAAGGGATGAAGAAAATGGGTACCAAGTCACTCCAAAGGGAAATACTGTCCTCCACGTGGCAGCCCTTTACGGCCACTCCCATTTCGTGGGAGAAGTCCTTAAGATTATTCCGGCGTTGTTATGCCATCAGAATCAGAGAAATGAGAGTGCACTTCACATAGCAGCTAATGAAGGCCACACTGAAGTAGTCCGCGTGCTACTTAGCATAGCTAGTGAGGAGAATTATAAGGAGACACTCGTGAGGATGACAAATGAGAATGGAGATACGGCCCTGCACAAGGCTGTAAGGAGTGGACACTTTGATGTTGTCAAGATCATCTTGGAGAAAGAAGAGGATCCTGAATATGAATATCCGGCCAACAAGGCAGGGGAGACACCACTTTATCTGGCAGCGGAGTCTGGTTTTTGTGTTATTCTACGTGAAATTTTGAAATCATGCAAGAACCCAAATTATGCTGCAGGTCCATTTGGTCGAACACCTCTGCACGCAGCAGTTGTTCTCGAACACTCGG ATTGCGCAAGATTACTATGGCAATGGAACAATTCTTTATGTGAGGAACCAGACAAATGGGGTTGGAATCCTCTGCATTATGCTGTTAAACTAGGATTGACAGGAGTAGTTTCTGATATTCTTGGATGGAAGAATTCCTTAGCCTACCTTCGAGCAGGCAGTGAAAATGACTGGACGACAGCAATTCACATTGCAGCCAGTGAAGGTTATGAAAACGTGCTAAGTGAGCTATTACAACACTGCCCTGATTGCTGGGAAATGCTTAACAGCAGGGGCCAAAATGCTCTTCATGTAGCCGTAATGAACGAAAAAGCAAACTTACTTCTTGAATTGTTGAAGTCCCAAAATTGGGGTAGCCTTGTCGATGAGCCTGATAATGATGGCAACACTCCTATGCATTTGCTTGCCTTTGGAAAGTACATAAATAAGGACAAAATTCTTCCGCGTGAGTTTACAAGGAGGAAGTATGTGCCTGATGAGTTAAGATACCATCCCAAAGCAAAGAAAATGACATTTAACAAAGATAACCAAACTCCGCTTGACATACTTTCTCGCGCAGTCACAGAGAAATCAAAATCGGAG GAGGAGTACGATAACCTGTACCCTTTTCGTCTTGGTCAATTTGGACGACGTGGCTTCAAGATAAAATCGCAGGAGGAAGAGGCATTGAAGACGTGGCGCAGACATCAAACGAAGTGGGCCGCTAATGAATATTGGAAAAATGAACGCAAATTTATAATGGAGATAGCTCAAATTCATCTAGTTGTCGCCACTTTACTAATGACAATCACCTTCGCAGCTGGTTTCACGTTGCCGGGAGGTTTTGAGAGCGATCCCAATAGTTCTAATAAAGGGATGGCGATTCTGATAAGTAAAACAGCATTCCGTGCATTTGTTGTTTCGGATGCCATCGCATTTTCATGCTCCGCAGGAGCTGTAGTCAGCTACTTTATCATGGCATTAATTAATAAATATTCGTCTGAAGATACAGTGTCTGAAGATACAGTGGGAGCTATGAGTAAGTTTGCTAATGTCGCAATTCTTTTGCAGCTTTTGGCAATGTCAGCCGTTGTAATTGCATTTGTAACCGGTATGTATGCTGCTTTAGCACATTCAATTGGTCTCGCCGTTACTGTTTGTGCCATCGGTTGCATCTCTTTCCTTTTGTACGTGGTGCGTGCGTTTCGTATTGTAAGAATATCGCAAACGGTCATACGACTAGACGATTTAGGAGAGGAAATTTTAGTGTGA